From a single Glycine soja cultivar W05 chromosome 19, ASM419377v2, whole genome shotgun sequence genomic region:
- the LOC114399964 gene encoding glyceraldehyde-3-phosphate dehydrogenase A, chloroplastic, translating into MASATLSVAKPALQANGKGFSEFSGLRSSSGFLPFSRKSSEDFHSVIAFQTYAVGSSGGYKKGVTEAKLKVAINGFGRIGRNFLRCWHGRKDSPLDVIAINDTGGVKQASHLLKYDSILGTFDADVKPVGSNVISVDGKEIKVVSDRNPANLPWKDLGIDLVIEGTGVFVDREGAGKHIQAGAKKVLITAPGKGDIPTYVVGVNEYDYSPDEPIISNASCTTNCLAPFVKVLDQKFGIIKGTMTTTHSYTGDQRLLDASHRDLRRARAAALNIVPTSTGAAKAVALVLPTLKGKLNGIALRVPTPNVSVVDLVVQVSKKTFAEEVNAAFRESADNELKGILSVCDEPLVSVDFRCTDVSSTVDSSLTMVMGDDMVKVIAWYDNEWGYSQRVVDLADIVANKWK; encoded by the exons ATGGCTTCGGCTACTCTCTCTGTAGCCAAACCAGCCCTTCAG GCAAATGGGAAAGGCTTCTCTGAATTCTCTGGCCTCCGAAGCTCATCAGGCTTCCTTCCCTTTTCTAGAAAATCTTCAGAGGATTTCCATTCTGTCATTGCCTTCCAGACCTATGCA GTTGGAAGCAGTGGAGGATACAAGAAGGGTGTGACAGAAGCAAAACTGAAGGTTGCCATAAACGGGTTTGGAAGGATTGGAAGGAACTTCTTGAGGTGCTGGCACGGTCGCAAAGACTCCCCTCTTGATGTCATTGCCATCAACGACACCGGCGGCGTGAAACAAGCCTCTCACCTTCTCAAATACGATTCCATCCTCGGAACCTTCGATGCTGATGTCAAGCCTGTTGGCAGCAATGTCATCTCCGTGGATGGAAAGGAAATCAAAGTTGTTTCTGACCGCAACCCTGCCAACCTTCCTTGGAA GGACTTGGGGATAGACTTGGTGATTGAAGGAACCGGGGTGTTTGTGGACAGAGAAGGTGCAGGGAAACACATTCAAGCAGGAGCTAAGAAGGTGCTCATCACTGCTCCTGGTAAAGGAGATATCCCCACCTACGTGGTTGGTGTCAATGAGTATGACTACAGCCCTGATGAACCCATCATCAGCAATGCCTCTTGCACCACTAACTGccttgcaccctttgtcaaggTCCTTGATCAGAAATTCG GTATCATCAAGGGTACCATGACCACCACTCACTCCTACACCGGTGACCAAAGGCTTCTTGATGCGAGCCACCGTGACCTGAGGCGTGCAAGGGCAGCAGCACTCAACATTGTCCCCACTTCAACAGGAGCAGCAAAGGCAGTGGCCCTTGTCCTCCCAACCCTCAAAGGCAAACTCAATGGCATTGCACTCCGTGTGCCAACACCGAACGTCTCAGTGGTGGACCTCGTCGTTCAGGTCTCAAAGAAGACCTTTGCAGAAGAAGTGAATGCAGCATTCAGAGAGAGTGCAGACAATGAGCTCAAGGGAATCCTCTCTGTGTGTGATGAGCCACTTGTGTCCGTTGACTTCAGGTGCACTGATGTGTCCTCAACCGTTGACTCCTCGTTGACCATGGTCATGGGAGATGACATGGTGAAGGTGATTGCTTGGTATGACAATGAATGGGGCTACTCCCAAAGGGTTGTGGATTTGGCTGACATTGTTGCCAACAAATGGAAGTGA
- the LOC114400061 gene encoding WD repeat-containing protein LWD1 codes for MGASSDPTQDGSDEQQKRSEIYTYEAPWHIYAMNWSVRRDKKYRLAIASLLEQYPNRVEIVQLDDSNGEIRSDPSLSFEHPYPPTKSIFIPDKDCHRPDLLATSSDFLRVWHISESSVELKSLLNGNKNSEYCGPLTSFDWNEAEPRRIGTSSIDTTCTIWDIEKETVDTQLIAHDKEVYDIAWGGVGVFASVSADGSVRVFDLRDKEHSTIIYESSEPDTPLVRLGWNKQDPRYMATIIMDSAKVVVLDIRFPTLPVVELQRHQASVNAVAWAPHSSCHICTAGDDSQALIWDLSSMGQPVEGGLDPILAYTAGAEIEQLQWSSSQPDWVAIAFSTKLQILRV; via the coding sequence ATGGGCGCGAGCAGCGACCCTACCCAAGACGGTTCCGACGAGCAGCAGAAGCGTTCGGAGATCTACACCTACGAGGCCCCCTGGCACATCTACGCCATGAACTGGAGCGTCCGCCGCGACAAGAAGTACCGCCTGGCCATCGCTTCCCTCCTGGAGCAGTATCCGAACCGCGTGGAGATCGTCCAGCTCGACGACTCCAACGGCGAGATCCGATCCGATCCCTCCCTCTCCTTCGAGCACCCCTACCCTCCCACCAAATCCATCTTCATCCCCGACAAGGACTGCCACCGCCCCGACCTCCTCGCCACCTCCTCCGATTTCCTCCGCGTCTGGCACATCTCCGAATCCTCCGTTGAACTCAAGTCCCTCCTCAACGGCAACAAGAACAGCGAGTACTGCGGCCCCCTCACCTCCTTCGACTGGAACGAAGCCGAGCCCAGAAGAATCGGCACCTCCAGCATCGACACCACCTGCACCATCTGGGACATTGAGAAGGAAACCGTAGACACGCAACTCATTGCGCACGATAAAGAGGTCTACGACATCGCCTGGGGCGGCGTCGGAGTCTTCGCCTCCGTCTCCGCCGACGGCTCCGTTAGGGTTTTCGATCTCCGCGACAAGGAGCACTCCACTATAATCTACGAGAGCTCGGAGCCTGACACGCCTCTGGTGCGTCTCGGGTGGAACAAGCAGGACCCGAGGTACATGGCAACGATCATCATGGACAGTGCGAAGGTGGTGGTGTTGGACATTCGCTTCCCCACGCTCCCTGTGGTGGAGCTGCAGCGGCACCAGGCGAGCGTGAACGCGGTTGCGTGGGCCCCGCATAGCTCGTGCCATATATGCACCGCCGGGGATGATTCGCAGGCGCTGATTTGGGACCTTTCTTCCATGGGTCAACCCGTGGAGGGCGGGCTTGACCCGATTCTTGCGTACACTGCGGGTGCGGAGATTGAGCAGCTTCAGTGGTCGTCTTCGCAGCCTGATTGGGTCGCTATTGCTTTCTCCACCAAGCTTCAGATTCTTAgggtttga
- the LOC114399258 gene encoding pentatricopeptide repeat-containing protein At3g26630, chloroplastic-like → MKVACCTPDINVPYLETPRTRFGSEEALVLLKKCSNFKQLKQVHGKIIRYGLTYDQLLVRKLIQLSSSYGKMKYATLVFDQLNAPDVFTWNVMIRAYTIGGSPKMAFLLFKAMLHQGFAPDKFTYPCVINACMAYNALDVGRVAQALAIKMGFWGDLYVQNTMMNLYFKCENVDDGWNVFDKMCVRNVFAWTTVIAGFVACGKLDTARELFEQMPSKNVVSWTAIIDGYVKHKQPIEAFDLFERMQADNVRPNEYTLVSLVRACTEMGSLKLGRRVHDFALKNGFELEPFLGTALIDMYSKCGNLDDARTVFDMMQMRTLATWNTMITSLGVHGYRDEALSIFEEMEKANEVPDAITFVGVLSACVYMNDLELAQKYFNLMTDHYGITPILEHYTCMVEIHTRAIKLDEIYMSGNTMEANHDVAELLHKNKLTSFDDIKKLIHKKYGDLDFSELVLDHSSTSSSGMQIDISKIR, encoded by the coding sequence ATGAAGGTGGCATGTTGCACCCCAGACATTAATGTTCCCTACTTGGAAACCCCAAGAACAAGGTTTGGGTCTGAGGAAGCCCTTGTCTTGCTTAAAAAATGTAGCAATTTCAAGCAGCTCAAGCAAGTCCATGGCAAAATAATCCGTTATGGTCTCACCTATGATCAATTGCTTGTGAGGAAGCTAATTCAGCTCTCTTCCTCTTATGGCAAAATGAAATATGCCACTTTGGTATTTGATCAACTCAATGCCCCAGATGTCTTCACGTGGAATGTCATGATTAGAGCTTATACCATTGGCGGTTCTCCTAAAATGGCCTTTCTTTTGTTCAAGGCCATGCTACACCAGGGCTTTGCCCCTGACAAGTTTACATACCCTTGTGTGATCAATGCTTGCATGGCCTATAATGCCCTTGATGTTGGAAGAGTGGCCCAAGCTTTGGCCATCAAGATGGGATTTTGGGGTGACCTCTATGTGCAGAACACCATGATGAATCTCTACTTCAAGTGTGAGAATGTGGATGATGGATGGAACGTGTTCGATAAAATGTGTGTGCGCAATGTATTCGCGTGGACCACCGTCATTGCTGGATTTGTTGCCTGTGGGAAATTGGACACTGCCAGGGAACTATTTGAGCAGATGCCTTCCAAGAATGTTGTTTCATGGACTGCAATTATTGATGGGTATGTGAAACACAAGCAGCCCATTGAAGCCTTTGATTTGTTTGAAAGAATGCAGGCTGATAATGTGAGACCAAATGAGTACACTTTGGTGAGCTTGGTCAGAGCATGTACCGAGATGGGTAGCCTCAAGTTGGGTAGAAGGGTTCATGATTTTGCTCTCAAGAATGGTTTTGAGCTTGAGCCATTCTTGGGTACCGCGCTTATAGACATGTACAGCAAGTGTGGCAATTTAGATGATGCAAGGACAGTGTTTGATATGATGCAGATGAGAACCCTGGCTACTTGGAATACCATGATCACTAGCTTGGGTGTGCATGGGTATAGAGATGAAGCCTTATCCATTTTTGAAGAAATGGAGAAAGCAAATGAGGTTCCAGATGCTATCACTTTTGTTGGTGTGCTGAGTGCTTGCGTTTATATGAATGACCTGGAACTAGCTCAGAAGTATTTCAATCTTATGACGGATCATTATGGTATAACACCTATCTTGGAGCACTATACATGCATGGTTGAAATCCATACTCGTGCTATTAAGTTGGATGAGATTTACATGTCAGGGAACACAATGGAAGCTAATCATGATGTTGCAGAATTACTCCACAAGAACAAACTCACTAGTTTTGACGACATTAAAAAACTTATACACAAGAAATACGGGGATTTGGATTTCTCAGAACTAGTTTTAGACCATTCCTCCACGAGCTCAAGTGGGATGCAGATTGATATCAGCAAAATAAGATGA